The genomic segment GATGCAGCAACTATTTATACTATTTTTGATACTTTGTATAAAGTAGAGGTGAAGGAGTTGGAGTAAGGTTGTTAAAACCCCAAACTTTCCAACAAATAATCAGGACATTTTGTCGGTTTCATGGTTTTGGAATTTATAAAAGCTAAAACCGAATTTCCTGTACAAACGATTTCATTATTTTGATTTTTAATTTCATAATCAAATTCAATTTTAACCATTGGTTTTTTTTTCAAGAAAGTGGTAATTGTAAGAATATCGTCATACAATGCCGATTTTATAAAATTACATTTTAATGAAATTACAGGTAGCATTATTCCACTGTTTTCCATATCTTTGTATGTAACCCCTAGATTACGAAGCCATTCCGTTCTTCCTAATTCGAAAAATTGAGCATAATTTCCGTGATAAACCACGCCCATTTGATCTGTTTCCGAATATCGAACTCTGGTTTTTGTTGATGAATTTTTCAATACGTTTAGACAATTTAGTTTTGAGTATTTTACGTAAA from the Polaribacter cellanae genome contains:
- a CDS encoding acyl-CoA thioesterase gives rise to the protein MKNSSTKTRVRYSETDQMGVVYHGNYAQFFELGRTEWLRNLGVTYKDMENSGIMLPVISLKCNFIKSALYDDILTITTFLKKKPMVKIEFDYEIKNQNNEIVCTGNSVLAFINSKTMKPTKCPDYLLESLGF